In Acropora muricata isolate sample 2 chromosome 11, ASM3666990v1, whole genome shotgun sequence, one DNA window encodes the following:
- the LOC136890596 gene encoding uncharacterized protein has product MAGMITVSFEGKRVGLSREDLNISELERIYQLDSPGAHLKIKSGAGFQNIWPDRAGKFVVPPNCFSAIVVAMPQRQENEQENACIPDYTGGIGRGGNQRGNSAATFFRPGSFNERFEPSGSVSSLHVMSRGRSRFFPQSGIAGMGSRPVPAVWGAKGKKRKSTESKSFRLTFVDGDGNFEDMWEIPIDLGQLQDMHGQYTVLHVVGEIERQLNEEDTRLVVTDIKGKPIRDMASTRGHAYWNSQKIFRVMYKDNFQEWRPHVWQSIKRDYGFGSDVNEDDLFESEDLAIPSTSNSVTNALIKPRTCTTLSTLEKKVDQVIRMLNKEEEKSSLKEVFKCSICLETCSNLMTSCTNPKGCGRLLGCFICFYKIDTCPLCRSDLTPPKDRKPLIISGLESILGVPEISLASALSQLNAQTTGSDSEDDDLMESLPLAAARVLDQ; this is encoded by the exons ATGGCCGGCATGATAACCGTGTCTTTCGAAGGAAAGCGAGTGGGCTTGTCAAGGGAAGATTTAAATATTTCGGAGTTAGAAAGAATCTATCAGTTAGATTCACCAGGTGCTCACTTAAAGATCAAAAGTGGAGCGGGTTTCCAGAACATTTGGCCGGACAGAGCCGGAAAGTTTGTTGTGCCACCAAATTGCTTCAGCGCAATAGTCGTTGCAATGCCGCAGCGACAGGAAAACGAGCAAGAGAATGCGTGCATACCCGATTATACAGGAGGCATTGGCAGGGGAGGCAATCAGCGTGGCAACAGTGCAGCCACTTTCTTTCGACCAGGAAGTTTCAATGAAAGATTTGAACCTTCGGGTTCGGTGTCCAGTTTACATGTCATGTCAAGAGGTCGAAGCAGATTTTTTCCTCAGAGTGGAATTGCAGGTATGGGATCAAGACCTGTCCCAGCAGTTTGGGGAGCTAAAGGCAAAAAGCGCAAGTCCACCGAGAGTAAATCTTTCAGGCTAACCTTTGTTGACGGAGATGGCAATTTTGAAGATATGTGGGAAATTCCAATCGACCTGGGTCAACTACAAGATATGCATGGGCAGTACACAGTTTTGCATGTTGTGGGGGAAATTGAGAGACAGTTGAATGAAGAAGATACAAGGCTTGTCGTGACCGATATTAAAGGAAAGCCGATCAGAGATATGGCCTCAACGAGAG GTCATGCCTATTGGAATAGCCAAAAAATTTTCCGTGTCATGTACAAAGACAATTTTCAGGAATGGAGACCACATGTCTGGCAGTCAATTAAACGGGATTATGGCTTTGGCTCTGATGTCAATGAAGATGACTTGTTTGAAAGTGAAGACCTAGCAATACCAAGTACCAGCAATTCTGTCACCAATGCACTGATTAAACCAAGGACTTGCACCACTTTAAGCACCTTGGAGAAGAAAGTTGATCAAGTCATAAGAATGCTGAATAAAGAAGAGGAAAAGTCTTCACTGAAGGAAGTGTTTAAGTGTTCCATATGCTTGGAAACTTGCAGTAACCTAATGACATCATGCACAAACCCCAAAGGCTGTGGGAGACTTCTGGGTTGCTTCATATGCTTTTACAAAATTGACACATGCCCACTCTGTCGCAGTGATCTTACCCCTCCAAAGGATAGAAAACCTCTCATTATATCAGGGCTGGAAAGCATCCTTGGAGTTCCTGAGATTTCACTTGCTTCTGCTTTGTCTCAACTAAATGCTCAAACCACTGGAAGTGATTCAGAAGATGATGATTTGATGGAGAGCTTGCCCCTTGCTGCAGCAAGAGTCTTAGACCAATAA